A window of Aquitalea denitrificans contains these coding sequences:
- a CDS encoding MFS transporter has translation MIPHHNQAGQAAPRPLTRQDYRTLALAALGGALEFYDFIIFVFFALVIGQQFFPPDMPDWLRQFQTFGIFAAGYLARPLGGIVMAHFGDKLGRKRMFTLSIVLMAVPTLLMGMLPTYASIGIAAPLALLALRILQGAAIGGEVPGAWVFVAEHVPARHTGYACGTLTAGLTAGILLGSLLATLINSSFSPMQIANWAWRLPFLIGGIFGLIAMYLRQWLEETPVFAEMQAKKALADELPLKTVLQQHQHAVVVSMLLTWLLSAAIVVVILMTPAYLQKQFGIAAATSLKANSLATLALIVGCILAGRIIDRLGSGLTFILGSLLLGASSHHFYTTIAIDSSQLYALYALAGLSVGIVGAVPYVMVRAFPPAVRFTGLSFSYNLSYAIFGGLTPMAVTLWMKTNPQAPAHYVLALCGMGVLLGCHLLWQEQRRR, from the coding sequence ATGATCCCGCACCACAACCAGGCTGGACAGGCAGCCCCACGCCCGCTCACCCGCCAGGATTACCGCACCCTGGCCCTGGCCGCCCTGGGCGGCGCACTCGAATTCTACGACTTCATCATCTTCGTATTTTTTGCCCTGGTCATTGGCCAGCAGTTCTTTCCGCCTGACATGCCGGACTGGCTGCGCCAGTTTCAAACCTTCGGCATCTTTGCTGCCGGTTACCTGGCCCGCCCACTGGGCGGCATTGTCATGGCCCACTTTGGCGACAAGCTGGGACGCAAGCGCATGTTCACCCTGTCCATCGTGCTGATGGCCGTCCCCACCCTGCTGATGGGCATGCTGCCCACCTATGCCAGCATCGGCATTGCTGCCCCGCTGGCGCTGCTGGCCTTGCGCATCCTGCAGGGTGCTGCCATTGGCGGCGAGGTGCCGGGTGCCTGGGTGTTCGTGGCAGAGCACGTACCTGCCCGCCACACCGGCTATGCCTGCGGCACACTCACCGCAGGACTGACCGCCGGCATCCTGCTGGGCTCACTGCTGGCCACGCTGATCAACAGCAGTTTCAGCCCAATGCAGATTGCCAACTGGGCGTGGCGGCTTCCCTTCCTGATTGGTGGCATCTTTGGTCTGATCGCCATGTACTTGCGCCAGTGGCTGGAGGAAACCCCGGTCTTTGCCGAAATGCAGGCCAAGAAGGCACTGGCTGATGAACTACCGCTGAAGACCGTGCTGCAGCAACACCAGCATGCAGTCGTCGTTTCCATGCTGCTCACCTGGCTGCTGTCCGCTGCCATTGTGGTGGTCATCCTGATGACACCGGCCTATCTGCAAAAGCAGTTCGGCATTGCCGCCGCTACCAGCCTTAAAGCAAACAGCCTGGCCACACTGGCCCTGATCGTCGGCTGCATTCTGGCTGGCCGCATCATCGACCGCCTGGGCAGCGGCCTTACCTTCATTCTTGGCAGCCTGCTACTGGGCGCAAGCAGTCATCATTTCTATACGACAATCGCCATCGACAGCAGTCAGCTGTATGCCCTCTACGCACTGGCAGGGCTTAGCGTGGGGATTGTCGGTGCCGTTCCCTACGTCATGGTGCGCGCCTTCCCGCCCGCCGTTCGCTTTACCGGCCTGTCCTTCTCCTACAATCTGTCCTATGCCATCTTCGGCGGCCTGACACCGATGGCGGTTACGCTGTGGATGAAAACCAATCCGCAGGCACCTGCACACTATGTACTGGCGCTGTGCGGTATGGGTGTGTTGCTGGGTTGCCATCTGCTGTGGCAAGAGCAGCGCCGGCGCTGA
- the frr gene encoding ribosome recycling factor, whose product MINEVKKSAEQKMTKSLEAFKTDLTKVRTGRAHTGILDHVMVDYYGSDVPVNQVANVSLIDARTIGVQPWEKNMAAKIEKAIRDSDLGLNPASMGEIIRVPMPMLTEERRRDLIKVVKGEAEGARVAVRNIRRDANNEFKNLIKDKAITEDEERRGQDDIQKMTDKFIAEIDKALAGKEADLMAV is encoded by the coding sequence ATGATTAATGAAGTCAAGAAATCCGCCGAGCAGAAGATGACCAAGTCTCTGGAGGCGTTCAAGACCGACCTGACCAAAGTACGTACGGGTCGCGCCCATACCGGCATTCTTGATCATGTCATGGTCGACTACTACGGTAGCGACGTGCCGGTTAATCAGGTAGCCAATGTCAGCCTGATCGATGCCCGCACCATTGGCGTGCAGCCTTGGGAAAAAAATATGGCCGCCAAGATCGAAAAAGCCATCCGCGATTCTGATCTGGGCCTGAACCCGGCATCCATGGGTGAGATCATCCGCGTACCGATGCCGATGCTGACCGAAGAACGCCGTCGTGACCTGATCAAGGTGGTGAAGGGCGAAGCCGAAGGTGCCCGCGTTGCCGTGCGCAATATCCGCCGTGATGCCAACAACGAATTCAAGAATCTGATCAAGGACAAGGCCATTACCGAGGACGAAGAGCGTCGCGGTCAGGATGACATCCAGAAAATGACCGACAAGTTCATCGCCGAGATCGACAAGGCGCTGGCCGGCAAAGAAGCAGACCTGATGGCGGTATAA
- the rpsB gene encoding 30S ribosomal protein S2, with the protein MSTNVTMRQMLEAGVHFGHQTRFWNPKMAQYIFGSRNKIHIINLEKTLPLFIGAQEYVRRLAANKGTVMFVGTKRQAREIVREEAARAGMPFVDHRWLGGMLTNYKTVKQSIKRLEEKRAILEGADMGYNKKELLDLQREVDKLERSLGGIKDMKGLPDAIFVIDTGYQKGTIVEAKKLGIPVIGVVDTNNSPDGIDYVVPGNDDSSRAIRLYARGIADAVLEGRAQSLQEVVAAAESAQAE; encoded by the coding sequence ATGTCCACCAACGTTACCATGCGTCAAATGCTTGAGGCCGGCGTTCACTTCGGCCACCAAACCCGTTTCTGGAACCCGAAGATGGCTCAGTACATCTTTGGCAGCCGCAACAAGATTCACATCATCAACCTGGAAAAGACTCTGCCGCTGTTTATCGGCGCCCAGGAATATGTGCGTCGTCTGGCTGCCAACAAGGGCACCGTAATGTTTGTTGGTACCAAGCGTCAGGCGCGTGAGATCGTCCGTGAAGAAGCTGCCCGCGCTGGCATGCCGTTTGTTGATCACCGCTGGCTCGGCGGCATGCTGACCAACTACAAGACCGTGAAGCAGTCCATCAAGCGTCTTGAAGAGAAGCGTGCCATCCTGGAAGGCGCTGACATGGGTTACAACAAGAAAGAACTGTTGGACCTGCAACGTGAAGTTGACAAGCTGGAGCGCTCGCTGGGCGGTATCAAGGATATGAAGGGCCTGCCGGATGCCATCTTCGTTATCGACACTGGCTACCAGAAAGGTACCATTGTTGAAGCCAAGAAACTGGGTATTCCGGTAATCGGCGTTGTTGATACCAACAACTCGCCGGATGGCATCGACTACGTGGTTCCGGGTAACGACGACTCCAGCCGTGCCATCCGCCTGTACGCTCGCGGCATCGCCGACGCCGTACTGGAAGGCCGCGCTCAGTCGCTGCAAGAAGTCGTAGCCGCCGCTGAATCGGCCCAGGCTGAGTAA
- the rseP gene encoding RIP metalloprotease RseP — translation MLTFLAFLVAIGVLVTFHELGHYWVARLCGVKVLRFSVGFGAPLYTFRRGDTEWAISPIPLGGYVRMLDEREMEVAPEERHLAFNTQSVYKRMAIVAAGPLANLVLAVLFYWVVIAGGVTQLLPQIGTVITPSLAATAGFQPGDRVLSVNGQKVDDWQGLRLALVDAVGSGDVPLRLQVKTVQSATVLRSIDPAQADEDSLKALEQGNPGFMPMRYLPAIGGVEEGGVAAHAGLKAGDKLISVDGKPLASWDAWVRLIHESPGKELLIRIERDGKALDVKLRPATVADGDVMIGRIGAAPLPDAAWMKQLAFVHRPAVAEAGVEALRKMSDTAWMSLKFLGRMVIGQASLDNLSGPLTIASIAGQTAREGWSPYLEFLALISVSIGVLNLLPIPVLDGGHLMYYVAELVKGRPLSERAQLFGQKIGFILLASLMLFAVLNDISRLFGG, via the coding sequence ATGCTGACATTCCTGGCATTCCTGGTGGCCATTGGTGTGCTGGTCACGTTTCACGAGCTGGGTCATTACTGGGTGGCTCGCCTGTGCGGAGTAAAGGTGCTGCGCTTTTCGGTAGGTTTTGGTGCGCCGCTATATACCTTCCGTCGTGGTGATACCGAGTGGGCCATCAGCCCGATTCCGTTGGGCGGCTATGTGCGCATGCTGGATGAGCGCGAGATGGAAGTGGCACCCGAAGAGCGCCATCTGGCTTTCAATACCCAGTCGGTATACAAGCGCATGGCCATTGTGGCGGCCGGTCCGCTGGCCAATCTGGTACTGGCTGTGCTGTTTTACTGGGTTGTGATCGCTGGTGGTGTCACACAGTTGCTGCCGCAAATCGGCACGGTGATTACCCCCAGTCTGGCCGCTACTGCCGGCTTCCAGCCGGGCGACCGCGTGCTGTCGGTCAATGGACAGAAAGTGGATGACTGGCAAGGCCTGCGACTGGCGCTGGTGGATGCGGTAGGCAGTGGCGATGTGCCGCTGCGGCTGCAAGTCAAAACCGTGCAGTCGGCCACGGTGCTGCGTAGCATCGATCCGGCCCAGGCGGATGAGGACAGTCTCAAGGCGTTGGAACAGGGCAATCCCGGCTTCATGCCCATGCGCTATCTGCCGGCCATTGGCGGTGTCGAGGAGGGCGGCGTAGCAGCCCACGCCGGCCTTAAGGCAGGTGATAAGCTGATTTCTGTCGATGGTAAGCCGTTGGCCAGCTGGGATGCCTGGGTGAGGCTGATTCACGAAAGTCCGGGCAAGGAGTTGCTGATCCGTATCGAGCGTGATGGCAAGGCGCTGGATGTAAAGCTGCGTCCGGCTACGGTGGCGGATGGTGATGTGATGATAGGCCGCATTGGCGCAGCCCCGCTGCCGGATGCCGCCTGGATGAAGCAATTGGCCTTTGTGCACCGGCCTGCCGTGGCCGAGGCGGGTGTCGAAGCCCTGCGCAAGATGAGCGATACCGCCTGGATGAGCTTGAAGTTCCTGGGCCGCATGGTGATTGGTCAGGCGTCGCTGGACAATTTGTCCGGACCGCTGACTATTGCCAGCATCGCCGGTCAGACCGCGCGTGAGGGCTGGAGTCCCTACCTGGAATTCCTGGCGCTGATCAGCGTCAGCATCGGGGTGCTTAATCTGTTGCCAATACCTGTGCTGGATGGTGGGCACTTAATGTATTATGTCGCGGAGCTGGTTAAAGGCCGCCCGCTAAGCGAGCGCGCGCAACTGTTTGGACAGAAGATCGGATTCATCCTGCTGGCGTCACTGATGCTGTTTGCCGTGCTGAACGATATCAGCCGCCTTTTTGGGGGTTAA
- the bamA gene encoding outer membrane protein assembly factor BamA codes for MKLKLLAAAVLGMTTATAVWAADPFVIKDIRVEGLQRTEAGTVFNYLPVKVGDTFSDEKARESIKSLFATGFFDDVRVESRDGVVIVAVAERPVITQLNINGAKEFSKDQLKKALKDNGFAESRIFDQALLDGAVQELKRQYYSRGKYAVEITPQVTKLERNRVAVTLDITEGITAQIKDIHIVGNKAFSQDKLLDEMSLTSGDWLSWLTKDNQYSKQKLTGDLEKLKAFYQNQGYLEFNIESTQVSISADKEHMFLTLNINEGSKFTVADIKLAGDLKVPEADLRKLITVKSGEVFNNEKVTDSVKALSDRLGNDGYAFANVNALPDINRDKQQVGFTFFVDPGRKTYVRRVNIAGNSKTRDEVVRRELRQLEGSVYNAANVKRSKDRVELLGYFEDVNVETPAVADAPDQVDMNITLKERATGSISAGVGFVQGEGIQLSASISQSNIFGSGKYMSFGISNGSVNKSATLSFTDPYFTADGVSLGYDLYHRVYKPYNSSSSSTTHYKTSTDGVAMRFGVPVTETDRINFSLGLEQTKVGTWSDSPTRYLDFVNKYGSNNLSLIGTAGWGRDTRDSSLWPTRGANIKVQADAALPGGDLEWYRLTHSQQWFFPLTKTFTLMLNGEVGYANGYGKTNTLPFFQNFYLGGLGSVRGYDTNSLGPKDASTGDYLGGTRKAVANAEVLFPFPGMKDNKSVRASVFFDAGSVWDSTISGSTPSSELRYSTGAAVTWLSPLGPMKFSLAKALRKKEGDKYQSFQFQLGTVF; via the coding sequence ATGAAATTGAAATTACTCGCGGCCGCTGTGCTGGGCATGACTACGGCAACAGCTGTTTGGGCTGCGGATCCGTTCGTGATCAAGGATATCCGCGTTGAAGGCCTGCAACGTACCGAAGCCGGTACGGTCTTCAACTACCTGCCGGTCAAGGTGGGTGACACTTTCAGCGATGAAAAGGCACGTGAATCCATCAAAAGCCTGTTCGCAACCGGTTTTTTTGATGATGTGCGCGTAGAGTCGCGTGATGGTGTGGTGATTGTTGCCGTGGCCGAGCGCCCGGTCATTACCCAGCTGAACATCAACGGTGCCAAGGAGTTCAGCAAGGACCAGTTGAAGAAGGCGCTCAAGGATAACGGTTTTGCCGAGTCCCGCATTTTTGATCAGGCCCTGCTGGACGGTGCGGTACAGGAGCTGAAGCGCCAGTACTACAGCCGTGGCAAGTATGCGGTGGAGATCACCCCGCAGGTGACCAAGCTGGAGCGTAACCGTGTTGCGGTGACGCTGGACATCACCGAAGGCATCACCGCCCAGATCAAGGACATTCATATTGTCGGCAACAAGGCATTCAGCCAGGACAAGCTGCTGGATGAAATGTCGCTGACGTCGGGTGACTGGCTGTCCTGGCTGACCAAGGACAATCAGTATTCCAAGCAGAAGCTGACTGGCGATCTGGAAAAGCTGAAGGCTTTCTACCAGAACCAGGGCTATCTGGAATTCAATATCGAATCCACCCAGGTTTCCATCAGCGCCGACAAGGAACACATGTTCCTGACGCTCAACATCAATGAAGGCAGCAAGTTTACTGTTGCCGACATCAAGTTGGCCGGTGACCTGAAGGTGCCGGAGGCGGATCTGCGCAAGCTGATTACCGTGAAGTCCGGTGAGGTGTTCAACAACGAGAAGGTCACTGATAGCGTGAAGGCGCTGAGTGATCGTCTGGGCAATGACGGCTATGCCTTTGCCAACGTCAATGCGCTGCCGGATATCAATCGCGACAAGCAGCAGGTTGGTTTCACCTTCTTCGTTGACCCGGGTCGCAAAACCTATGTGCGCCGCGTCAACATCGCCGGCAACAGCAAAACCCGTGACGAAGTGGTGCGCCGCGAGCTGCGCCAGCTGGAAGGCTCGGTTTACAACGCTGCCAATGTGAAGCGCAGCAAGGATCGTGTCGAGTTGCTGGGCTACTTTGAAGATGTCAACGTGGAAACCCCGGCGGTGGCGGATGCGCCAGACCAGGTGGACATGAACATCACCCTGAAAGAGCGTGCTACCGGCAGCATTTCCGCGGGTGTGGGCTTTGTACAGGGCGAGGGCATTCAGCTGTCGGCCAGTATTTCCCAGAGCAATATCTTTGGCTCAGGCAAATACATGTCCTTCGGTATTTCCAATGGCTCGGTCAACAAGTCGGCGACCTTGTCGTTTACCGACCCTTACTTTACCGCCGACGGTGTAAGTCTGGGTTACGACCTGTACCATCGCGTGTACAAGCCGTATAACAGCTCGTCGTCCAGCACCACGCACTACAAGACATCGACAGATGGTGTTGCCATGCGCTTTGGTGTGCCGGTTACCGAAACCGACCGCATCAACTTCAGCCTGGGTCTGGAACAAACCAAGGTGGGCACCTGGAGCGATAGTCCGACCCGCTATCTGGACTTCGTCAACAAGTACGGCAGCAACAACCTGTCGCTGATCGGTACCGCCGGTTGGGGACGAGATACCCGTGACAGCTCGCTGTGGCCGACTCGTGGCGCCAATATCAAGGTACAGGCCGATGCGGCCCTGCCGGGTGGTGATCTCGAATGGTATCGCCTGACCCACTCGCAGCAATGGTTCTTCCCGCTGACCAAAACCTTCACCCTGATGTTGAACGGTGAAGTAGGCTATGCCAACGGTTATGGCAAAACCAATACCTTGCCGTTCTTCCAGAACTTCTATCTGGGTGGTCTGGGCTCGGTGCGTGGCTACGACACCAACAGTCTGGGTCCCAAGGACGCCAGCACGGGTGACTATCTGGGTGGTACCCGCAAGGCAGTCGCCAATGCGGAAGTGCTGTTCCCCTTCCCGGGCATGAAAGACAACAAGTCGGTGCGTGCCA
- the pyrH gene encoding UMP kinase produces MSQAPSFKRILLKLSGEALMGDDNYGINRSTIEQIVGQIKEVVELGVQVGIVIGGGNIFRGVSSAASGMDRATADYMGMMATVMNALALKDAMGKVGVVARVQSALTMQQIAEPYVRGKAMQYLEEGKVVIFGAGTGNPFFTTDTAAALRGMEMNVDIMLKATKVDGVYTDDPKKNPDAVRYQTLTFDEAIGRNLKVMDATAFALCRDQHLNIKVFSIFKQGALKRVVLGEDEGTLVHC; encoded by the coding sequence ATGAGCCAAGCTCCTTCCTTTAAACGCATTCTGCTCAAGCTGTCCGGTGAGGCCCTGATGGGCGACGATAACTACGGCATCAACCGCTCGACCATCGAGCAGATTGTTGGTCAGATCAAGGAAGTGGTAGAGCTGGGCGTGCAAGTGGGTATCGTGATCGGTGGCGGTAACATCTTCCGTGGCGTTTCCAGTGCTGCCAGTGGCATGGATCGTGCCACTGCCGACTACATGGGCATGATGGCCACCGTGATGAATGCGTTGGCGCTCAAGGATGCCATGGGCAAGGTAGGTGTAGTGGCACGGGTGCAGTCTGCACTCACCATGCAGCAGATTGCCGAGCCCTATGTGCGTGGCAAGGCCATGCAATACCTGGAAGAGGGTAAGGTGGTAATTTTTGGTGCCGGCACCGGTAACCCCTTCTTTACCACCGACACTGCCGCTGCGCTGCGCGGCATGGAAATGAATGTCGACATCATGCTCAAGGCCACCAAGGTGGATGGCGTGTACACTGACGACCCGAAGAAAAATCCTGATGCCGTGCGCTACCAGACCCTGACCTTTGATGAGGCCATTGGTCGCAATCTCAAGGTAATGGATGCCACCGCCTTTGCGCTGTGCCGTGACCAGCACCTGAATATCAAGGTGTTCAGCATCTTCAAGCAGGGCGCGCTCAAGCGCGTAGTGCTTGGCGAAGACGAAGGCACGCTGGTACACTGCTGA
- a CDS encoding phosphatidate cytidylyltransferase, with product MLKTRILTALVLLPLMLAALFLFPATAWAGFSWLIILLALWEYSRMTGLQGVVRWGYLAATSAFAAISWQQGWQMPLAAHVLSLLFWLLVMPLWLAKRWTVKSPVLAALLGWVLMLPAWYGFLEWRSQADVSHAQTLLAVMGLVWVADVTAYFSGKAFGKHKLAPSISPGKSWEGVYGALVGVAIYVVIVTRLGWISVGLPVWALVLLALPLTAVSVCGDLLESWFKRASGIKDSSKLLPGHGGVYDRIDSLIAVLAVSNALRVLGGL from the coding sequence ATGCTCAAAACCCGCATTCTGACTGCTCTGGTATTGCTGCCGCTGATGCTGGCCGCCTTGTTTCTGTTTCCGGCAACGGCCTGGGCTGGCTTTTCCTGGCTGATCATCCTGCTGGCCCTGTGGGAGTATTCCCGCATGACCGGGCTGCAAGGCGTGGTGCGCTGGGGCTATCTGGCCGCCACAAGCGCCTTCGCCGCCATTTCCTGGCAACAGGGCTGGCAGATGCCGCTGGCGGCGCATGTGCTGTCGCTGCTGTTCTGGCTGCTGGTCATGCCCTTGTGGCTGGCTAAGCGCTGGACGGTGAAGTCGCCCGTGCTAGCTGCACTGTTGGGGTGGGTGTTGATGCTGCCGGCCTGGTACGGTTTTCTGGAATGGCGCTCGCAGGCAGACGTCAGCCACGCGCAGACCCTGCTGGCCGTGATGGGTTTGGTGTGGGTGGCTGATGTGACCGCCTATTTCTCCGGTAAGGCCTTTGGCAAGCATAAGCTGGCTCCTTCCATCAGTCCGGGGAAAAGCTGGGAAGGCGTGTATGGTGCCCTGGTGGGCGTGGCGATCTATGTCGTCATCGTCACCCGGCTGGGCTGGATTTCCGTTGGTCTGCCGGTATGGGCGCTGGTGCTGCTGGCGCTGCCATTGACTGCGGTCAGCGTATGTGGGGATTTGCTGGAATCCTGGTTCAAGCGCGCCTCCGGCATCAAGGACAGCAGCAAGCTGTTGCCGGGCCATGGCGGTGTTTATGATCGAATCGATAGTCTCATTGCCGTTCTGGCAGTCAGCAATGCGCTGCGCGTGCTGGGCGGGCTGTAA
- the uppS gene encoding polyprenyl diphosphate synthase — protein MDGNGRWAKKRFLPRVAGHKKGLDTVREIVTACKEMGVEHLTLFAFSTENWRRPPDEVTFLMDLFLRALEGEVSKLHANNIRLRVLGTRERFSPALAERIQAAEDKTAGNDGLVLSIAADYGGRWDVLNAVNGLIADGVSEITEENLAARLSTHWAPEPDLFIRTGGEQRISNFLLWQLAYSELYFTDLLWPDFDRSALEAALQSYRERERRFGRTSEQLPVQQRRN, from the coding sequence ATGGATGGCAATGGCCGCTGGGCCAAAAAGCGTTTCCTGCCGCGGGTGGCTGGGCACAAGAAGGGCCTGGATACCGTCCGTGAAATCGTCACCGCCTGCAAGGAAATGGGGGTGGAGCACCTGACGCTGTTTGCCTTCTCCACCGAAAACTGGCGGCGTCCGCCGGATGAGGTGACTTTCCTGATGGATCTGTTTCTCCGTGCGCTGGAAGGCGAAGTCAGCAAGCTGCATGCCAACAACATCCGCCTGCGGGTGTTGGGCACGCGCGAGCGCTTCAGTCCGGCATTGGCCGAGCGCATTCAGGCGGCGGAAGACAAGACGGCAGGCAATGATGGCCTGGTGCTCAGCATCGCGGCAGATTATGGCGGCCGCTGGGACGTGCTCAATGCGGTCAATGGCCTGATTGCCGATGGCGTCAGCGAAATCACCGAAGAAAACCTGGCCGCGCGCTTGTCCACGCACTGGGCGCCGGAGCCGGATCTGTTCATTCGCACCGGTGGTGAGCAGCGCATCAGCAATTTTTTGCTGTGGCAGCTGGCTTACTCCGAACTGTACTTCACTGATCTGTTGTGGCCGGATTTTGACCGCAGTGCGCTAGAAGCGGCCCTGCAGTCTTACCGCGAACGTGAGCGCCGTTTCGGGCGCACCAGCGAACAGCTGCCCGTCCAGCAGCGCAGAAACTGA
- the tsf gene encoding translation elongation factor Ts — MAEITAKMVSDLRAATGLGMMECKKALVEAEGDAAKAEEILRIKSGNKASKMAGRLAAEGIIGSYVAGGVGALVEVNCETDFVAKDPTFLALAAAAAQAAATANPADVEALSAVEVDGVSVEEIRKAAIAKLGENMTIRRFVRYETAGNIATYLHGAKIGVIVDLKGDEALGRDIAMHIAASKPICVSKDQVPAETLEQERKIYTAQAAESGKPADIVAKMVEGRVNKFLAEVTLVGQPFVKNPDVTVEKLLAEKSASVNAFAMFVVGEGIEKKVVDYAAEVAAAAKL; from the coding sequence ATGGCGGAAATCACCGCAAAAATGGTTTCGGATCTGCGCGCTGCCACCGGTCTGGGCATGATGGAATGCAAGAAGGCTCTGGTTGAAGCTGAAGGCGACGCAGCCAAGGCTGAAGAAATCCTGCGCATCAAGTCTGGCAACAAGGCTTCCAAGATGGCTGGCCGTCTGGCTGCCGAAGGTATCATCGGTTCTTACGTGGCCGGCGGCGTTGGTGCCCTGGTTGAAGTGAACTGCGAAACCGACTTTGTTGCCAAGGACCCGACCTTCCTGGCGCTGGCTGCTGCTGCTGCCCAGGCTGCTGCAACTGCCAACCCGGCTGATGTTGAAGCCCTGTCCGCCGTGGAAGTGGATGGCGTGTCTGTTGAAGAAATCCGCAAGGCTGCCATCGCCAAGCTGGGCGAGAACATGACCATCCGTCGTTTCGTGCGTTACGAAACCGCCGGTAACATCGCTACCTACCTGCACGGTGCCAAGATCGGCGTGATCGTTGACCTGAAGGGTGACGAAGCGCTGGGTCGCGATATCGCCATGCACATCGCTGCTTCCAAGCCGATCTGTGTTTCCAAGGATCAGGTTCCGGCCGAAACCCTGGAACAAGAACGCAAGATCTACACCGCTCAGGCTGCCGAATCCGGCAAGCCGGCCGATATCGTCGCCAAGATGGTAGAAGGCCGCGTCAACAAGTTCCTGGCTGAAGTGACCCTGGTTGGTCAGCCCTTCGTCAAGAATCCGGACGTGACTGTAGAAAAACTGCTGGCTGAAAAATCTGCTTCCGTAAACGCATTCGCCATGTTCGTTGTTGGCGAAGGCATCGAGAAGAAGGTTGTGGACTATGCTGCTGAAGTGGCTGCCGCTGCCAAGCTGTAA
- the ispC gene encoding 1-deoxy-D-xylulose-5-phosphate reductoisomerase, producing the protein MKPQGIAVLGATGSIGVNTLDVVARHPDRYRVVALSGHRQVDRLFEQACRFRPLYVVVADAAAANTLQGRLREQGLATEVLHGAVALERVAALPEVDVVMAAIVGAAGLPSAMAAARAGKKILLANKESLVVAGRLFMEAVREHGATLLPVDSEHNAIFQSLPHDYAGNLDASGIRKIILTASGGPFRQHSAEALLQVTPDDACRHPNWVMGRKISVDSASLMNKGLEVIEAHWLFSAPPERIDVVVHPQSVIHSMVQYRDGSVMAQLGSPDMRTPIACALAWPERIEAGVNSLDFFSMGSLTFEQPDLVRFPCLGLAFSSLRSGGDAPAVLNAANEVAVAAFLEGRLRFVDIAGVVEATLAGVSLSASVSLADLLDKDGEARRFAMNKVGSC; encoded by the coding sequence ATGAAACCTCAAGGCATTGCAGTTCTTGGGGCAACCGGCAGCATCGGCGTCAATACGCTGGATGTGGTTGCCCGTCATCCTGACCGTTACCGGGTAGTGGCACTCAGCGGTCATCGTCAGGTGGATCGCCTGTTCGAGCAGGCGTGTCGTTTTCGTCCTCTTTATGTCGTGGTGGCCGATGCCGCTGCCGCCAATACCCTGCAGGGCCGTCTGCGTGAGCAGGGGCTGGCAACCGAGGTGCTGCACGGCGCGGTAGCGCTGGAGCGCGTGGCCGCCTTGCCCGAGGTGGATGTCGTCATGGCAGCAATTGTCGGGGCTGCCGGCTTGCCGTCTGCGATGGCTGCTGCACGCGCTGGCAAGAAAATACTGCTGGCCAACAAGGAATCGCTGGTGGTGGCGGGTCGCCTGTTCATGGAGGCGGTGCGCGAGCATGGTGCCACCCTGTTGCCGGTGGATAGCGAGCACAACGCCATTTTCCAGTCCTTGCCGCATGACTATGCCGGTAATCTCGACGCATCCGGCATCCGCAAGATCATTCTTACCGCTTCCGGCGGCCCCTTCCGTCAGCATAGCGCCGAGGCTTTGCTGCAGGTCACGCCGGATGATGCATGTCGCCATCCCAATTGGGTGATGGGGCGCAAGATTTCTGTTGATTCTGCCAGCCTGATGAACAAGGGTCTGGAAGTGATCGAGGCGCATTGGCTGTTTTCTGCGCCTCCCGAGCGCATCGACGTGGTGGTGCATCCGCAAAGTGTCATCCATTCCATGGTGCAATACCGCGATGGCTCGGTGATGGCGCAGCTGGGTTCTCCCGATATGCGTACGCCGATTGCTTGTGCACTGGCCTGGCCGGAACGTATCGAAGCCGGGGTAAATTCACTGGATTTCTTTAGTATGGGCTCGCTTACGTTCGAGCAGCCCGATCTGGTCCGTTTCCCCTGTCTTGGTCTCGCTTTCTCCTCGCTGCGCAGTGGTGGCGATGCCCCTGCGGTGCTCAATGCGGCCAATGAAGTGGCGGTGGCGGCCTTCCTGGAAGGGCGCTTGCGCTTTGTCGATATTGCCGGGGTGGTTGAAGCCACGCTGGCTGGTGTCAGCCTGTCGGCCAGTGTGTCGCTGGCTGATTTGCTGGACAAGGATGGTGAAGCGCGTCGCTTTGCCATGAACAAGGTGGGTTCATGCTGA